One segment of Longimicrobium sp. DNA contains the following:
- a CDS encoding zinc ribbon domain-containing protein yields MTETCPSCGAAASGRFCNACGAAVNAACRECGNPLPAGARFCNECGTPAVAPAGAARRAPILPWALTGAAMLALVATLIINNDSEAPAAPVQAVAAAPQAPGPVPSGAPAAGNPGTVDLASMTPREAADRLFNRVMQNVSSGDSATARQFLPMAVAAYDRARPLDSDGRYHLAVLHLVGGNLDAARAQSDTILSTNPKHLFGLFTGAQAAQGRGDTAASVSLFRRFLAAFEAEKARKDVIEYADHAQALPAMKAEAERATQGAP; encoded by the coding sequence ATGACCGAGACCTGTCCGTCCTGTGGCGCCGCGGCGTCGGGACGTTTCTGCAATGCGTGCGGCGCGGCCGTCAACGCCGCCTGCCGCGAGTGCGGCAACCCGCTTCCGGCCGGGGCCCGCTTCTGCAACGAGTGCGGCACCCCCGCGGTGGCACCCGCCGGGGCCGCGCGGCGAGCACCCATCCTTCCCTGGGCGTTGACCGGCGCGGCGATGCTGGCGCTGGTGGCCACGCTGATCATCAACAACGACAGCGAGGCGCCCGCCGCTCCCGTGCAGGCCGTCGCGGCTGCGCCCCAGGCGCCCGGACCGGTTCCGTCCGGCGCGCCCGCCGCCGGAAATCCCGGCACGGTGGACCTGGCGAGCATGACCCCGCGCGAGGCAGCGGACCGGCTCTTCAACCGCGTGATGCAGAACGTGTCCAGCGGCGACAGCGCGACGGCGAGGCAGTTCCTCCCCATGGCGGTGGCCGCGTACGACCGGGCCCGCCCGCTGGACAGCGACGGGCGCTATCATCTGGCCGTGCTGCACCTGGTGGGCGGGAATCTCGACGCGGCGCGCGCGCAGTCGGACACCATACTGAGCACCAACCCGAAGCACCTCTTTGGGCTCTTTACCGGAGCGCAGGCGGCGCAGGGGCGCGGCGACACGGCGGCGTCGGTCTCGCTCTTCCGCCGCTTCCTGGCCGCCTTCGAGGCCGAGAAGGCGCGCAAGGACGTGATCGAGTACGCGGACCACGCGCAGGCGCTCCCCGCCATGAAGGCGGAGGCGGAGCGGGCCACGCAGGGCGCACCGTAG
- a CDS encoding DUF1501 domain-containing protein codes for MPAPTPRTTPRARLRWSPGPPPCARSQWAPSSPSRCAAPTPPSRSATWTASDWRAGATRRSRKPMRASTAPRAAMPWRARRTRAWRPRSSCAASTRRSTSRATAPPTPRESSGARCARSLSSSRPMRVWKSPSRTWAGGDTHVAQGGADGQLARRLGELGRGIKALYDDLGDRMDDVVILTMSEFGRTVAENGTGGTDHGHANCMLLMGGSVAGGQVRGEWPGLQPEQLHEGRDLRVTTDFRDVFAEVAGKHLGATQLERVFPGHTVDPRRFRGVLR; via the coding sequence ATGCCGGCGCCCACGCCGCGCACCACGCCGCGGGCCAGGTTACGATGGAGCCCGGGGCCGCCGCCCTGCGCGCGATCGCAATGGGCGCCGAGCTCCCCCTCTCGCTGCGCGGCTCCAACCCCTCCCTCGCGGTCGGCGACCTGGACCGCTTCGGACTGGCGGGCGGGCGCGACCCGGCGCTCGCGGAAGCCTATGCGCGCGTCTACCGCACCGAGGGCGGCGATGCCGTGGCGGGCGCGGCGGACGAGGGCCTGGAGGCCGCGAAGCTCCTGCGCCGCATCAACCCGTCGCAGTACCAGCCGCGCAACGGCGCCGCCTACCCCGCGGGAGAGTTCGGGCGCTCGCTGCGCCAGATCGCTCAGCTCATCAAGGCCGATGCGGGTGTGGAAGTCGCCTTCGCGGACCTGGGCGGGTGGGGACACCCACGTGGCGCAGGGCGGCGCGGACGGCCAGCTCGCCCGCCGCCTCGGCGAGCTGGGGCGCGGCATCAAGGCGCTCTACGACGACCTGGGCGACCGCATGGACGACGTGGTGATCCTCACCATGAGCGAGTTCGGGCGCACCGTGGCCGAGAACGGCACCGGCGGCACCGACCACGGCCACGCCAACTGCATGCTCCTGATGGGCGGGAGCGTCGCGGGCGGCCAGGTGCGCGGCGAGTGGCCCGGGCTGCAGCCGGAGCAGCTCCACGAGGGGCGCGACCTGCGCGTAACCACCGACTTCCGCGACGTCTTCGCGGAGGTGGCGGGGAAGCACCTGGGGGCCACGCAGCTCGAGCGCGTCTTCCCCGGCCACACGGTCGACCCGCGGCGGTTCCGCGGGGTGCTGCGCTGA
- a CDS encoding DUF1800 domain-containing protein, which produces MRSIVLIALVPALFAASGADAQARPTREDTARAVHLLERATWGVRRAELAEVLRTGTDAWLERQLHPERIEDASMPRRLARFPAANATPAQLLRDYPRRQATPRDSMARPAAGDRTTMRRDSMARPAARDTAAARRRQGTMAPARILADLAGARLQRAVYTERQLEDVMADFWFNHFNVFFGKGADRYLVGDYERAAIRPHVFGRFRDLLGATAAHPAMLVYLDNARSTVADSATALMTGRRPRGINENYARELLELHTLGVNGGYTQRDVGEVARAFTGWTVANAGYGARRQRGEPRFIFRRALHDAEAKTVLGRPLAPGRGIEDGTEVLDLLARHPATARHIARKLAGRFVADDPPQRLVDELAAVFTRTDGDLRAVTRALFRSPEFARARGTKTRTPFEFVAGTLRATEAEVRPSRELLQTLRQLGHLPYAATPPTGYIHDSAEWTSGGAMLARMNFALALSRGEVQGVRIDPARLLANAPTDPATELARVLLPARETGTLVRAVAEDAARLPDAEARTARALALILGSPAFQRH; this is translated from the coding sequence ATGCGCAGCATCGTACTCATTGCCCTCGTTCCCGCTCTCTTCGCCGCGAGCGGCGCGGATGCGCAGGCGCGCCCCACGCGCGAGGACACGGCGCGCGCGGTGCACCTGCTGGAGCGGGCCACTTGGGGCGTGCGCCGCGCCGAGCTCGCCGAGGTGCTGCGGACGGGAACGGACGCATGGCTGGAGCGGCAGCTTCACCCGGAGCGCATCGAAGACGCGTCCATGCCGCGGCGCCTCGCCCGCTTTCCCGCCGCCAACGCGACCCCAGCACAGCTCCTGCGCGACTACCCGCGGCGGCAGGCCACGCCCCGCGATTCCATGGCACGCCCCGCGGCAGGCGACCGAACGACCATGCGGCGTGACTCCATGGCGCGTCCGGCCGCCCGCGACACGGCGGCCGCGCGCCGGCGGCAGGGGACGATGGCGCCGGCGCGCATCCTGGCAGACCTCGCGGGAGCCCGCCTGCAGCGCGCAGTCTACACGGAGCGGCAGCTGGAAGACGTGATGGCCGACTTCTGGTTCAACCACTTCAACGTCTTCTTTGGCAAGGGCGCCGACCGCTACCTGGTGGGCGACTACGAGCGCGCGGCGATCCGCCCGCACGTCTTCGGGCGCTTCCGCGACCTGCTGGGCGCCACCGCGGCGCACCCGGCCATGCTGGTGTACCTGGACAACGCCCGCAGCACCGTCGCCGATTCCGCGACGGCGTTGATGACCGGCCGCCGCCCACGCGGCATCAACGAGAACTACGCGCGCGAGCTGCTGGAGCTCCACACGCTGGGCGTGAACGGCGGCTACACGCAGCGCGACGTGGGCGAGGTGGCGCGCGCCTTCACCGGCTGGACGGTGGCCAACGCGGGGTACGGCGCGCGGCGCCAGCGGGGCGAGCCGCGCTTCATCTTCCGCCGCGCCCTGCACGACGCGGAGGCCAAGACGGTGCTCGGCCGCCCGCTCGCCCCCGGCCGCGGGATCGAGGACGGCACCGAGGTTCTCGACCTGCTCGCCCGCCACCCGGCCACGGCGCGCCACATCGCGCGCAAGCTGGCCGGGCGCTTCGTGGCCGACGACCCGCCGCAGCGCCTGGTGGACGAGCTGGCGGCGGTCTTTACCCGCACCGATGGCGACCTGCGCGCGGTGACGAGGGCGCTCTTCCGGTCGCCGGAGTTCGCGCGGGCGCGGGGCACCAAGACGCGCACCCCGTTCGAGTTCGTCGCCGGCACCCTGCGCGCCACCGAGGCCGAAGTCCGCCCCTCGCGCGAGCTGCTCCAGACGCTGCGCCAGCTCGGCCACCTTCCGTACGCGGCCACGCCGCCCACCGGCTACATCCACGACTCCGCCGAGTGGACCAGCGGCGGCGCCATGCTCGCGCGGATGAACTTCGCGCTGGCCCTGTCGCGCGGCGAGGTGCAGGGGGTGCGGATCGACCCCGCGCGCCTCCTCGCGAACGCACCGACCGACCCCGCCACGGAACTCGCCCGTGTCCTCCTTCCCGCGCGCGAGACGGGAACCCTCGTCCGCGCCGTGGCCGAGGACGCCGCACGCCTGCCGGACGCGGAAGCGCGCACGGCCCGCGCGCTGGCGCTGATCCTGGGCTCACCCGCCTTCCAGCGGCACTGA
- a CDS encoding VIT domain-containing protein yields the protein MQTRLVLALLSILASAATLPAQGIIVPDRCRVECGIPLPNALPIESVTLDVKIEGQVATTHVTQVFRNETGATLEGTYFFPIPTSASVTEFAIWDGDRRLAGEVRPREEARRIYDSIVRRRRDPGLLEYAGENLFQASIFPINPRSTKKLELTYTQVLRAENGSVGYRYPLGIGRNAAPVERLSGRVEVRAPSSLRTVYSPSHAVDVRREAGGRRAVATWESGRGAERRDFQLFYGLADRDVGLSLFTYREPGKDGYFLLLLSPRDDATQREYAAKDVVYVLDTSGSMQDEDKMEKARRALLFGVRGLRPQDRFNVISFAGETRRMETGLIAADRAGRERGIAFVEGLRAVGGTNINDALTEALAQFPRERGGRTRLLVFLTDGIPTVGETDADRIVENARRTRVDGVRVFTFGVGYDVNTRLLDRVAAENGGTAEYVEPREDLEAKVSSFFDKVNHPVLSNVALDMGGVRTDLVYPRALPDLFRGTQLALVGRYRNERELRDVTLRLSGNASPTHTFAYPGLRFPLRAEEHDFLPRLWATRRVGWLMEQIRTNGESRELRDEVVELGTRHGIVTPYTSFLALEPGAGERPPVVRGMQELVPPPNPPRPGDFSGQGQAGGVARGVEASVPMSPPPPPPPPPAVMEAPPAIVVTGAGAVQQSKRARAQQEVLSLEGVAVNSADGGAVRHVGGKTFYLRAGVWTDSELKPETRLPETTLRFGSDEYFDLLRRTPALARFFSLGERVAVVLDGRVYRTTGEPSR from the coding sequence ATGCAAACCCGCCTCGTCCTGGCACTGCTCTCCATCCTCGCGTCGGCCGCCACGCTGCCGGCGCAGGGGATCATCGTGCCCGACCGGTGCCGCGTGGAGTGCGGGATCCCGCTCCCCAACGCGCTCCCCATCGAATCGGTGACGCTGGACGTGAAGATCGAGGGGCAGGTGGCGACCACGCACGTCACGCAGGTCTTCCGCAACGAGACGGGCGCGACACTGGAGGGGACGTACTTCTTTCCGATCCCCACCTCCGCCTCGGTTACGGAGTTCGCCATCTGGGACGGCGACCGGCGCCTGGCCGGCGAGGTGCGGCCGCGCGAGGAGGCGAGGCGCATCTACGACTCCATCGTGCGCCGCCGCCGCGATCCGGGGCTGCTGGAGTATGCGGGCGAGAACCTCTTCCAGGCCAGCATCTTCCCCATCAACCCCCGCTCCACCAAGAAGCTGGAGCTGACGTACACGCAGGTGCTAAGGGCGGAGAACGGGAGCGTCGGCTACCGCTACCCGCTCGGCATCGGGCGCAACGCGGCGCCGGTGGAGCGGCTTTCGGGGCGGGTGGAGGTGCGCGCGCCGTCGTCGCTGCGCACCGTGTACTCGCCCAGCCACGCGGTCGACGTGCGCCGCGAGGCCGGCGGCCGGCGCGCGGTGGCCACCTGGGAATCGGGGCGCGGGGCCGAGCGGCGCGACTTCCAGCTCTTCTACGGGCTGGCGGACCGCGACGTGGGGCTCTCGCTCTTCACCTACCGCGAACCGGGAAAGGACGGCTACTTCCTCCTCCTCCTCTCCCCGCGCGACGACGCGACGCAGCGGGAGTACGCGGCCAAGGACGTGGTGTACGTGCTGGACACGTCCGGCTCCATGCAGGACGAGGACAAGATGGAGAAGGCCCGCCGCGCCCTCCTCTTCGGCGTGCGCGGGCTGCGGCCGCAGGATCGGTTCAACGTGATCTCCTTCGCGGGCGAGACGCGCCGGATGGAGACGGGTTTGATCGCGGCGGACCGCGCGGGGCGGGAGCGCGGGATCGCTTTCGTGGAAGGCCTGCGCGCGGTGGGCGGCACCAACATCAACGATGCCCTGACCGAGGCCCTCGCCCAGTTCCCGCGGGAGCGCGGCGGCAGGACGCGGCTGCTCGTCTTCCTCACGGACGGCATCCCGACGGTGGGCGAGACGGACGCGGACCGGATCGTGGAGAACGCCCGCCGCACGCGTGTGGACGGGGTGCGCGTCTTCACCTTTGGCGTGGGATACGACGTCAACACGCGCCTGCTGGACCGCGTGGCGGCGGAGAACGGCGGGACCGCGGAGTACGTGGAGCCGCGCGAGGATCTGGAGGCAAAGGTGTCGTCGTTCTTTGACAAGGTGAACCACCCCGTCCTCAGCAACGTGGCGCTGGACATGGGCGGGGTGCGGACGGACCTGGTGTATCCGCGCGCCCTCCCGGACCTCTTTCGCGGGACGCAACTGGCGCTGGTGGGCCGCTACCGCAACGAGCGCGAGCTGCGGGACGTGACGCTGCGGCTCAGCGGAAACGCATCGCCCACGCACACGTTCGCGTACCCGGGGCTCCGCTTCCCGCTGCGCGCGGAGGAGCACGACTTCCTCCCGCGGCTGTGGGCTACGCGGCGCGTGGGGTGGCTGATGGAGCAGATCCGCACCAACGGCGAGAGCCGCGAGCTGCGCGACGAGGTGGTGGAGCTGGGAACGCGGCACGGCATCGTGACGCCGTACACCTCCTTCCTGGCGCTGGAGCCCGGCGCGGGCGAGCGGCCTCCAGTCGTGCGCGGCATGCAGGAGCTGGTGCCCCCGCCGAACCCTCCCCGCCCGGGTGACTTCTCGGGACAGGGGCAGGCCGGCGGGGTCGCGCGGGGCGTCGAGGCCTCGGTGCCGATGTCCCCTCCCCCGCCTCCCCCGCCCCCGCCCGCCGTGATGGAGGCTCCGCCGGCCATCGTGGTGACGGGTGCCGGTGCGGTGCAGCAGAGCAAGAGGGCGCGGGCGCAGCAGGAGGTGCTCAGCCTGGAAGGAGTGGCCGTCAACAGCGCGGATGGCGGCGCGGTGCGGCACGTGGGCGGCAAGACCTTCTACCTGCGCGCGGGCGTGTGGACCGATTCCGAGCTGAAGCCGGAGACGCGCCTCCCCGAGACCACGCTGCGCTTCGGGAGCGACGAGTACTTCGACCTGCTCCGCCGCACTCCAGCGCTGGCGCGCTTCTTCTCGCTCGGCGAGCGGGTGGCGGTCGTGTTGGACGGGCGCGTGTACCGCACCACGGGCGAGCCGTCGCGGTAG
- a CDS encoding MarR family transcriptional regulator: MAGRIQSEIQQTKPIGSLEEEAFLNVQRTANVLSQSMAELLKEHDLTQTQYNVLRILRGAGKAGLTAGEIGERMITRDPDVTRLLDRLERRGLVERWRCTEDRRVVWTRITADGAGTIAPLDAPVDELHTKLLRHMGDDRLRTLIELLEEARDASPA; this comes from the coding sequence ATGGCGGGGCGCATCCAGTCGGAGATCCAGCAGACGAAGCCGATCGGGAGCCTGGAGGAAGAGGCGTTCCTGAACGTGCAGCGCACCGCCAACGTGCTGTCGCAGTCGATGGCCGAGCTCCTCAAGGAGCACGACCTCACGCAGACGCAGTACAACGTTCTCCGCATCCTGCGCGGGGCCGGGAAGGCCGGGCTCACCGCGGGGGAGATCGGCGAGCGGATGATCACCCGCGACCCGGACGTCACCCGCCTGCTGGACCGGCTGGAGCGGCGCGGGCTGGTGGAGCGGTGGCGCTGCACCGAAGACCGCCGCGTGGTGTGGACGCGGATCACCGCGGACGGTGCGGGCACCATCGCCCCGCTCGACGCGCCGGTGGACGAGCTGCACACGAAGCTCCTCCGCCACATGGGCGACGACCGGCTCCGCACGCTGATCGAGCTGCTGGAGGAGGCGCGTGACGCATCGCCCGCCTGA
- a CDS encoding DoxX family protein, with protein sequence MNTQANTQAQYGITLLRVIVGLVFVMHGGQKLFVMGIDGVAGFFGSMGIPFAYASALLVTAVELLGGALLVAGLFTRFVTPLIAATMVGAIATVHGSKGFFLPEGYEFALTLLVANAALFLTGSGALALDNLFGRERTAAVSSGRPAPAAKTAEPEYATR encoded by the coding sequence ATGAACACTCAGGCGAACACGCAGGCGCAGTACGGCATCACCCTTCTGCGGGTGATCGTGGGGCTCGTCTTCGTGATGCACGGCGGGCAGAAGCTGTTCGTGATGGGGATCGACGGCGTGGCCGGCTTCTTCGGCTCGATGGGGATCCCGTTCGCGTACGCCAGCGCGCTGCTGGTGACGGCGGTCGAGTTGCTGGGCGGCGCGCTGCTCGTCGCGGGGCTCTTCACCCGGTTCGTGACGCCGCTGATCGCCGCGACGATGGTCGGCGCGATCGCGACGGTGCACGGGTCCAAGGGCTTCTTCCTCCCCGAGGGGTACGAGTTCGCGCTCACGCTGCTGGTGGCGAACGCCGCGCTCTTTTTGACCGGCTCCGGCGCGCTGGCGCTGGACAACCTCTTTGGCCGCGAGCGCACCGCCGCCGTGAGCTCCGGGCGTCCCGCGCCGGCCGCGAAGACTGCCGAGCCGGAGTACGCCACGCGGTAA
- the ppk1 gene encoding polyphosphate kinase 1, whose product MHAEESTAFIADAPIPEAPPPPVPPRQPLRRVPRAVSPRDVPDGAELDHPSLYFNRELGLLDFNWRVLHQATDPRVPLLERVRFLAITSSNLDEFFQKRVGGLRRQIAAGVQTLSLDGRTPGEQLQLIADAGLVMYAAMSAIWERELVPLLRSEAGVMVSRYTELDERQRAGLDLFFREQFYPVLTPLAVDPGHPFPFISNLSLSLAVLLRHRARSTMHFARIKVPTSTGRWIPVPHSEHRFHFVPVEDVIQANAATLFRGMEVVSVDAFRVTRNADVARDDDEAEDLLSMISEELRERRFAPAVRLEVDRHMPLEVRGLLVRELEVQPEEVYESDGLIDLADCAQLADLDLPALRYEAWEPVVPEPFRHEGETEEEKNIFAVIRRGDVLVHHPYESFTSSVLRLLDESADDPHVVAIKQTLYRTGVDSPVVRALLHAAERGKQVAVLIEVTARFDEQNNIQLAEILEDAGVHVTYGLVGLKTHSKVLLVVRDEGGRPRTYCHVGTGNYHARTSRLYSDLGVLTCNPEIGNDLVNLFHFLTGYAPDQQYDRLVVAPRDMRRTFVERIEREIHFQRARGSGRIIAKMNALDDAGIIQELYRASQAGVRIDLIVRGHTRLRPGLPGYSENIRMVSIVGRFLEHDRVFFFNNDGDPEIFIGSADWRERNLNERVEVLVPVLDPALRDRIVEILHFSLNDNRLAWELRPDGEYVQRRPAPGEPEVNCHEILMRDALDRGRQPGTRPWELSL is encoded by the coding sequence ATGCACGCAGAGGAAAGCACCGCCTTCATCGCCGACGCGCCCATCCCGGAGGCGCCGCCGCCACCCGTGCCGCCGCGCCAGCCGCTGCGGCGGGTGCCGCGCGCCGTGTCGCCGCGCGACGTGCCGGACGGGGCGGAGCTGGACCACCCCTCGCTCTACTTCAACCGCGAGCTGGGGCTGCTGGACTTCAACTGGCGCGTGCTCCACCAGGCCACCGACCCGCGCGTTCCGCTCCTGGAGCGCGTGCGTTTCCTGGCGATCACCTCCAGCAACCTCGACGAGTTCTTCCAGAAGCGCGTCGGCGGGCTCCGGCGCCAGATCGCGGCCGGGGTGCAGACGCTGTCGCTGGACGGGCGCACCCCCGGCGAGCAGCTCCAGCTGATCGCCGACGCGGGGCTGGTGATGTACGCGGCCATGAGCGCCATCTGGGAGCGCGAGCTGGTCCCCCTCCTGCGCAGCGAGGCGGGGGTGATGGTGTCGCGCTACACCGAGCTGGACGAGCGGCAGCGCGCGGGGCTGGACCTCTTCTTCCGCGAGCAGTTCTACCCCGTGCTCACCCCGCTCGCCGTGGACCCGGGGCACCCGTTCCCCTTCATCTCCAATCTCAGCCTGTCGCTGGCGGTCCTGCTACGCCACCGGGCGCGCAGCACCATGCACTTCGCGCGCATCAAGGTCCCCACGAGCACGGGGCGCTGGATCCCCGTTCCGCACTCCGAGCACCGCTTCCACTTCGTCCCCGTGGAGGACGTGATCCAGGCCAACGCGGCCACGCTCTTCCGCGGGATGGAGGTGGTGTCGGTGGATGCCTTCCGCGTCACCCGCAACGCCGACGTGGCGCGCGACGACGACGAGGCGGAAGACCTCCTCTCGATGATCTCCGAGGAGCTGCGCGAGCGGCGCTTCGCCCCGGCGGTGCGGCTGGAGGTGGACCGGCACATGCCGCTGGAGGTGCGCGGGCTGCTGGTGCGCGAGCTTGAGGTGCAGCCGGAGGAGGTGTACGAGAGTGACGGGCTGATCGACCTGGCGGACTGCGCGCAGCTGGCCGATCTCGATCTGCCGGCGCTCCGGTACGAGGCGTGGGAGCCGGTGGTTCCCGAGCCCTTTCGCCACGAGGGGGAGACGGAGGAGGAGAAGAACATCTTCGCCGTGATCCGGCGCGGGGACGTGCTGGTGCACCACCCGTACGAGTCGTTCACCTCCAGCGTCCTGCGCCTCCTCGACGAATCGGCCGACGACCCGCACGTGGTGGCCATCAAGCAGACGCTCTACCGCACCGGCGTGGACTCGCCGGTGGTGAGGGCGCTGCTGCACGCGGCCGAACGGGGGAAGCAGGTGGCGGTGCTGATCGAGGTGACGGCCCGCTTCGACGAGCAGAACAACATCCAGCTCGCCGAGATCCTGGAGGACGCGGGGGTGCACGTCACCTACGGGCTGGTGGGGCTCAAGACGCACAGCAAGGTGCTGCTGGTGGTGCGCGACGAGGGCGGCCGGCCGCGCACCTACTGCCACGTGGGGACGGGGAATTACCACGCCCGCACCTCGCGGTTGTACAGCGACCTGGGGGTGCTGACCTGCAACCCCGAGATCGGCAACGACCTGGTGAACCTCTTCCACTTCCTCACCGGGTACGCGCCGGACCAGCAGTACGACCGCCTGGTGGTGGCCCCGCGCGACATGCGGCGCACGTTCGTGGAGCGCATCGAGCGCGAGATCCACTTCCAGCGGGCGCGCGGCTCCGGGCGCATCATCGCCAAGATGAATGCGCTGGACGACGCGGGGATCATCCAGGAGCTGTACCGCGCCTCTCAGGCCGGCGTGCGCATCGACCTGATCGTACGCGGACACACCCGGCTCCGTCCCGGGCTCCCGGGGTACAGCGAGAACATCCGCATGGTGAGCATCGTGGGGCGCTTCCTGGAGCACGACCGCGTCTTCTTCTTCAACAACGACGGCGATCCGGAGATCTTCATCGGGAGCGCGGACTGGCGGGAGCGCAACCTGAACGAGCGGGTGGAGGTGCTGGTGCCGGTGCTCGACCCCGCGCTGCGCGACCGCATCGTCGAGATCCTCCACTTCTCGCTCAACGACAACCGCCTAGCGTGGGAGCTGCGGCCGGACGGCGAGTACGTGCAGCGCCGCCCCGCCCCCGGCGAGCCCGAGGTCAACTGCCACGAGATCCTGATGCGCGACGCCCTGGACCGCGGCCGCCAGCCGGGCACGCGGCCGTGGGAGCTGTCGCTGTAA
- a CDS encoding Fic family protein, translating into MAATGRVGVPQGDPERTYTPDEEARLTRNLHALLTGVHGGLFSSYPVNLTLLEALHRNIFREVRSHAGRSRSSDFGSEYLIFGPHRSEHRDTVWQSVGKLFDAFERELASIESAPDDERYERHALRLALKIHADLIQIHPFEDGNGRSGRAMMNVVLVRLGLRPLAIELPKQEYLAALNHYYRMGNLDPLEDLALRVYDLPDG; encoded by the coding sequence ATGGCTGCAACCGGGCGTGTAGGGGTTCCGCAGGGCGATCCTGAACGAACGTACACACCGGACGAGGAGGCTCGCCTCACGAGAAACCTTCATGCGCTGCTTACCGGCGTGCATGGAGGGTTATTCTCGTCGTATCCGGTGAACCTCACGCTGCTTGAAGCTCTGCACCGGAACATATTTCGTGAGGTGCGATCACATGCTGGGCGTTCACGCTCCTCTGATTTCGGAAGTGAGTACCTGATCTTCGGCCCACACCGATCAGAGCACCGGGACACCGTATGGCAGAGTGTTGGGAAGCTGTTCGACGCCTTTGAGAGGGAACTCGCGAGCATCGAATCTGCTCCCGATGATGAAAGGTATGAGCGCCACGCCCTCCGGTTGGCGCTGAAGATCCATGCGGATCTGATCCAGATCCACCCGTTCGAAGATGGCAACGGTCGTTCCGGGCGGGCGATGATGAATGTCGTTTTGGTACGATTGGGCCTCCGACCACTGGCTATCGAACTGCCGAAGCAGGAATATCTTGCCGCGCTAAACCATTACTACAGGATGGGGAACCTGGATCCACTTGAGGATCTCGCCCTCAGAGTATACGACCTTCCTGATGGTTGA
- a CDS encoding DUF2442 domain-containing protein: MARRPNGYHEPTDEEIEEARERATREALIEPRAASARYDAETGRILVELTNGCLFGFVPTERDLLTTATPEQLAAVEVDLGGEGLHWEEIDADVSLPGLIAHRLNLAAWAPKFMGQRTSEAKSAAARANGAKGGRPKRDAA, encoded by the coding sequence ATGGCTAGGCGGCCGAACGGGTACCACGAACCCACAGATGAGGAAATCGAGGAAGCTCGGGAGCGAGCGACACGGGAAGCGCTCATCGAGCCCCGCGCGGCGTCCGCCCGCTACGATGCGGAGACGGGTCGCATCCTCGTCGAGCTCACGAACGGATGCCTGTTCGGTTTCGTCCCTACCGAACGGGATCTGCTGACGACCGCCACGCCGGAGCAGCTCGCGGCCGTCGAGGTGGACCTCGGAGGTGAGGGGCTTCACTGGGAGGAGATCGATGCCGACGTTTCGCTACCCGGCCTCATCGCCCATCGCCTGAACCTGGCCGCGTGGGCGCCGAAGTTCATGGGCCAGCGCACCAGCGAAGCCAAGTCCGCCGCCGCCCGCGCGAACGGCGCAAAGGGCGGCCGGCCGAAGCGTGACGCGGCGTAG
- a CDS encoding DUF4160 domain-containing protein — translation MLRVGSFSFRIYTQDHAPPHVHAYNADGRCKVDIGTGQVSKVLGMKSPDAKEASSIVQAHRALLTLKWEQIHG, via the coding sequence GTGCTTCGCGTCGGCAGCTTCTCGTTCCGCATCTACACGCAGGATCACGCGCCCCCGCACGTCCACGCGTACAATGCCGATGGGCGCTGCAAGGTCGACATCGGCACAGGTCAGGTTTCCAAGGTATTGGGGATGAAGAGCCCCGATGCGAAAGAGGCCTCCAGTATCGTGCAGGCGCACAGAGCACTACTCACCCTGAAGTGGGAGCAGATCCATGGCTAG
- a CDS encoding prepilin peptidase, which translates to MTSVLRFAAAVAIVGGALWAYGPGADGAAAAVCGLLLLVLSLHDAETRELPLRYTLGGIAAALLWAALRMGPADAATRALAAAGVAVGLWALAKSVGALAGREVMGEGDALLLAFLAIVVGFGRIDTLLAAAVTLALAVFAARLLPAAWRGPAVGVAACLAAAAFLAGGWARLAALALPLAAVWPRRHQVAEPLPFGPMLAAGAVLALFAPAAAPLFPWPHHAAALHAPLFPNPSR; encoded by the coding sequence GTGACCTCCGTACTGCGGTTCGCGGCTGCCGTCGCGATCGTCGGGGGCGCGCTGTGGGCGTACGGCCCCGGCGCAGATGGAGCGGCCGCGGCGGTGTGCGGGCTCCTCCTCCTCGTGCTCTCGCTGCACGACGCAGAGACGCGCGAGCTGCCGCTGCGCTACACGCTGGGCGGGATCGCGGCGGCGCTCCTCTGGGCCGCGCTTCGCATGGGCCCCGCCGATGCCGCGACCCGCGCGCTCGCGGCGGCCGGCGTAGCGGTCGGGCTGTGGGCGCTCGCGAAGAGCGTCGGCGCGCTCGCCGGGCGCGAGGTGATGGGCGAGGGCGACGCGCTCCTCCTCGCGTTCCTCGCGATCGTGGTCGGGTTCGGCCGGATCGACACGCTGCTGGCCGCGGCGGTGACGCTGGCGCTGGCCGTCTTCGCCGCGCGCCTGCTGCCGGCGGCGTGGCGTGGGCCGGCGGTGGGGGTGGCGGCATGCCTGGCGGCGGCGGCGTTCCTGGCCGGCGGATGGGCACGGCTCGCTGCCCTGGCGCTCCCGCTCGCCGCCGTCTGGCCGCGCCGGCACCAGGTTGCCGAGCCCCTCCCTTTCGGGCCGATGCTGGCCGCGGGTGCCGTCCTCGCCCTTTTTGCGCCGGCCGCGGCGCCGTTATTCCCCTGGCCGCATCACGCGGCGGCCCTTCACGCACCCCTCTTCCCGAATCCCTCGCGATGA